A genomic region of Solanum dulcamara chromosome 2, daSolDulc1.2, whole genome shotgun sequence contains the following coding sequences:
- the LOC129880057 gene encoding uncharacterized protein LOC129880057, which yields MMRRKKAESMRLLEVEKRQKQRVQEMRETQKKDVENMSLKEQLRVEVQKELSKIEMTCHNMASVLCGLGITVGDGTSHEVRVAYKKALLKFHTDTSQSDIRQQVEAEEKFKLISRMKDKYVPTL from the exons ATGATGAGAAGAAAGAAGGCTGAAAGTATGCGATTATTAGAAGTGGAGAAGAGACAAAAGCAGCGCGTGCAGGAAATGAGAgaaactcaaaagaag GACGTAGAGAATATGAGCTTGAAGGAGCAGCTACGAGTTGAAGTTCAGAAGGAACTCAGTAAGATTGAAATGACATGTCATAATATGGCATCGGTGTTGTGTGGATTGGGAATCACTGTTGGTGATGGCACTAGTCATGAG GTGCGCGTTGCTTACAAAAAAGCATTGCTGAAATTTCACACTGATACTTCACAATCTGATATACGACAGCAAGTTGAAGCTGAGGAGAAATTTAAGCTTATTTCTCGAATGAAGGATAAATACGTACCAACCTTATGA
- the LOC129880054 gene encoding cytochrome P450 CYP749A22-like has product MDIGKIMLVFFFTTLCFYLLWTLIKFLHSVWWMPLQTQNKMSSQGVKGPPYSFPHGNTKDISLMRSQTMDKPMVDISHDIFPRIQPHVYTWTRMYGRNFLTWHGSKPYLFVTEPELIKEILSNKEYTYPKMDMEGYAKKLLGEALITNEGEKWAKVRKLANHTFHAESLKRMVPEMSESVQKMLERWKEHEGKEFDVFKDFGLLTTEVISRTAFGSSYMEGKHIFEMVAKLTAITVKNVYTVRFPGISMLLRTDDEIEAEKLERGIKSSVLELVRKREKDQDGKYENFGTDYLGQLMKLLHESDMNKSITIDQMIDEVKTLYGAGHLTTTSLLGWSVFLLALHPEWQEKARKEVVAFCGLEKPTSDAIARLRTMNMILNECMRLYPPVITVTRKVEREVRLGSMTLPANMTIFMPILALHHDPRIWSEDVHIFKPERFAEGVAKATNNNAAAFFPFGLGPRTCVGLNFTTNEVKITLSMILQRYKFTLSPNYVHYPSDIFLLTPKDGVKVVLESI; this is encoded by the exons ATGGATATAGGTAAAATTATGTTAGTCTTCTTTTTCACTACCCTTTGCTTCTATCTCCTATGGACACTCATAAAATTCCTTCATTCAGTATGGTGGATGCCACTtcaaacacaaaataaaatgaGCTCTCAGGGAGTTAAAGGTCCCCCTTATAGCTTTCCCCATGGGAATACCAAAGATATATCACTCATGAGAAGCCAAACTATGGATAAACCTATGGTGGATATTTCTCATGACATTTTCCCAAGAATTCAACCTCATGTTTACACATGGACAaggatgtatg GGAGGAATTTCCTAACTTGGCATGGCTCAAAACCATACTTATTTGTCACTGAACCAGAGCTTATCAAAGAAATATTGTCCAATAAAGAATACACTTATCCGAAAATGGACATGGAAGGCTATGCGAAGAAACTACTAGGGGAAGCACTTATAACAAATGAAGGTGAAAAATGGGCAAAAGTAAGAAAACTTGCCAACCACACTTTCCATGCAGAAAGCCTGAAA CGTATGGTGCCAGAAATGAGTGAAAGTGTTCAAAAAATGCTGGAAAGATGGAAAGAACATGAAGGGAAAGAGTTCGACGTGTTCAAGGATTTTGGACTGTTAACAACTGAAGTAATTTCCAGGACAGCATTTGGAAGCAGCTACATGGAAGGCAAACATATTTTCGAGATGGTGGCAAAATTGACTGCAATAACTGTAAAAAATGTTTACACTGTCAGATTTCCTGGAATCAG TATGCTACTAAGAACAGATGACGAAATTGAAGCAGAGAAACTTGAAAGAGGGATCAAGAGCTCCGTTCTTGAGCTAGTgaggaaaagagaaaaggaTCAAGATGGGAAGTATGAAAATTTTGGAACTGATTACCTAGGGCAACTTATGAAGCTTTTGCACGAATCCGACATGAACAAGAGTATCACAATAGATCAAATGATCGACGAGGTCAAGACATTGTATGGTGCTGGTCATCTTACAACGACAAGCTTACTTGGATGGTCTGTTTTTCTCTTAGCACTTCATCCCGAATGGCAAGAAAAAGCCAGAAAGGAAGTGGTTGCATTCTGTGGCCTTGAAAAACCAACTTCTGATGCAATTGCAAGACTAAGAACA ATGAATATGATACTTAATGAATGTATGAGACTGTATCCTCCAGTTATTACAGTGACAAGGAAAGTTGAACGCGAAGTTAGACTAGGGAGCATGACTCTTCCAGCTAACATGACAATTTTCATGCCAATTCTGGCACTGCACCATGATCCTCGAATATGGAGTGAAGATGTTCACATTTTCAAACCAGAGAGGTTTGCAGAAGGGGTAGCTAAAGCAACTAACAACAATGCAGCAGCATTTTTCCCCTTTGGATTGGGACCTCGTACTTGTGTTGGGCTGAATTTCACAACCAACGAAGTAAAGATTACTTTGTCGATGATTTTGCAGCGTTATAAGTTCACTCTGTCACCTAATTATGTGCATTATCCATCTGATATTTTCCTTTTGACTCCCAAAGATGGAGTTAAAGTTGTCCTTGAGTCCATTTAG